The proteins below are encoded in one region of Deltaproteobacteria bacterium:
- a CDS encoding glycosyltransferase, producing the protein MRVAVIGHTYVVDANRGKWRALAPRCEAIRLFVPKTWPERDFWVRENEAADDLDIFPLSAVDAGRARRWHVRLATLRREFAAFRPDIVHVEAESGSIIAMACVFARAGWRTTQFVWENIPIDSSWRRRLAKWNLSAVDYLFCGSTGAFETARCDGYSGDASVVAQVGVDLAAADRAPAFRPAGDDRFVIGFVGRMDAKKGVHVLAESFRILDDDASELVFLGDGPDREALRSHVAASPFASQVRFVDPVPHADVAAHIKGFDVLVLPSISTPGWKEQFGHVLIEAMACKVPVIGTRCGAIPEVIGDAGIVVDEGDATALAGAIARLINDAGERNRLLRAGRERVESRYTDAAIADTMHGAWSDLHNGPIRGA; encoded by the coding sequence GTGCGCGTGGCGGTGATCGGCCACACCTACGTGGTGGATGCGAATCGCGGCAAGTGGCGCGCGCTGGCGCCGCGTTGCGAGGCGATCCGACTGTTCGTGCCGAAGACGTGGCCCGAGCGCGACTTCTGGGTACGCGAAAACGAAGCGGCGGACGATCTCGATATCTTTCCATTGTCGGCCGTTGACGCCGGCCGCGCCCGGCGCTGGCACGTTCGACTCGCGACGTTGCGCCGCGAATTCGCGGCGTTTCGGCCCGACATCGTTCATGTCGAGGCTGAGTCGGGCTCGATCATTGCGATGGCGTGCGTGTTTGCCCGGGCGGGATGGCGAACGACGCAGTTCGTATGGGAGAATATTCCCATCGATTCGAGCTGGCGGCGGCGTTTGGCGAAATGGAATCTGTCGGCGGTGGATTATCTGTTTTGCGGATCGACCGGCGCATTCGAAACGGCGCGGTGCGACGGGTATTCCGGCGACGCGAGCGTGGTCGCGCAGGTCGGTGTCGATCTCGCCGCCGCGGATCGTGCCCCGGCGTTTCGCCCCGCCGGGGATGATCGCTTCGTCATCGGATTCGTCGGACGCATGGATGCGAAAAAGGGCGTTCACGTGCTGGCCGAGTCATTTCGGATTCTGGACGACGATGCGTCGGAACTTGTCTTCCTGGGGGATGGGCCTGATCGCGAGGCCTTGCGTTCGCACGTTGCCGCGAGCCCTTTTGCATCCCAGGTGCGTTTCGTCGATCCCGTACCGCATGCGGACGTGGCGGCGCACATCAAGGGTTTCGACGTTCTCGTCCTTCCGAGCATTTCGACGCCGGGTTGGAAAGAGCAGTTCGGTCACGTGCTGATCGAAGCGATGGCCTGTAAAGTCCCGGTCATCGGAACCCGATGCGGAGCGATTCCCGAGGTCATCGGCGACGCGGGAATTGTCGTTGACGAGGGCGACGCGACCGCTCTCGCCGGTGCCATCGCCCGTTTGATCAACGATGCGGGTGAGCGTAACAGACTCCTACGGGCTGGGCGAGAGCGCGTGGAGAGCCGTTACACCGATGCCGCCATCGCGGATACGATGCACGGCGCGTGGAGCGATCTCCACAACGGCCCCATACGCGGTGCGTGA
- a CDS encoding O-antigen ligase family protein, producing MTESTFESLIRRLQTHRNARDVIAVFSAMLVCWAVGQSVAHQDLALPIALAGAVIFILVFFRRTSLLFLAPAAMCVPNMGLDIPGPWAISIEDAFVMLCFAALVSRGIVLGRPIFPRDLPAVRPMFAFWGIAMLSVVKTATISRSSLMLVMKDLMRLSLLMLFFVVMVDAIRTRAHLRTITRVLIALALPMAAISWFIYVTKSDFFYTILTMKPAYIYYKGNILRMISIAGSTSFTGLYYAVVLALALNHPSFLRNSTTRVWGYAIAGLLLSCLAMTFNRGTWVGVLFGYFLLSLVGQLNWRRVVVAAMLLGGLALITSAHFFHQLEVENKLNVLIEVSRSSGTTRLVRWMSSVNVILDQPLLGVGYNNYAYVYGLYSIEEGITRLYGSPHNMYVDIITGTGLVGFAVFTTWMYRLWRVHVENLRGTTDAELRLLAIGLFLSFGIFLGASGFDSFFFKPHHTSFILIILWAMSTALWRLNRDSANDAETPT from the coding sequence ATGACGGAATCCACGTTCGAGTCGCTGATTCGCAGACTCCAGACGCATCGCAACGCGCGCGATGTGATCGCGGTGTTTTCAGCGATGCTCGTGTGCTGGGCCGTCGGACAATCGGTCGCCCATCAGGACCTCGCGCTCCCGATCGCGCTGGCGGGCGCGGTCATCTTCATCCTGGTGTTCTTTCGTCGCACGTCGCTTCTGTTTCTCGCGCCGGCGGCGATGTGCGTCCCGAACATGGGCCTCGACATCCCCGGGCCTTGGGCCATCTCCATCGAGGACGCGTTCGTGATGCTCTGCTTCGCGGCGCTCGTCTCGCGCGGCATCGTCCTGGGTCGTCCCATCTTTCCCCGGGATCTGCCGGCCGTTCGTCCCATGTTCGCCTTTTGGGGCATCGCCATGCTTTCGGTCGTCAAGACGGCGACGATCTCGCGGTCGAGCCTGATGCTGGTGATGAAGGATCTGATGCGCCTGTCGCTGCTCATGCTCTTCTTCGTCGTGATGGTCGATGCGATCCGCACGAGAGCGCATCTGCGCACGATCACGCGGGTCCTCATCGCCCTCGCCTTGCCGATGGCCGCGATTTCCTGGTTCATTTACGTCACGAAGAGCGACTTCTTCTACACGATCCTGACCATGAAGCCCGCGTACATCTACTACAAGGGCAACATCCTGCGCATGATCTCCATTGCGGGCTCGACCAGCTTCACGGGCCTCTATTACGCGGTCGTTCTCGCGCTGGCGTTGAATCACCCGTCGTTCCTGCGCAATTCGACGACGCGGGTCTGGGGCTACGCCATCGCGGGTCTGCTGCTTTCGTGCCTCGCGATGACCTTCAACCGCGGCACCTGGGTCGGCGTCCTCTTCGGCTACTTTCTTCTTTCGCTGGTCGGACAACTCAACTGGCGGCGCGTGGTCGTGGCCGCGATGCTGCTGGGCGGGCTCGCTCTCATCACGAGCGCGCACTTCTTCCATCAGCTCGAGGTCGAGAACAAACTCAACGTCCTGATCGAGGTCTCGCGTTCGTCAGGCACGACGCGCCTCGTGCGCTGGATGTCGTCGGTCAACGTCATTCTCGACCAGCCCCTGCTCGGCGTCGGGTACAACAACTACGCCTACGTTTACGGCCTCTATTCCATCGAGGAGGGCATCACGCGGCTCTACGGATCGCCGCACAACATGTACGTCGACATTATCACGGGCACGGGTCTCGTCGGTTTCGCCGTCTTCACGACGTGGATGTATCGGCTCTGGCGCGTTCATGTCGAGAATTTGCGCGGAACGACCGATGCGGAACTCCGCCTTCTGGCGATCGGTCTGTTTCTCTCCTTCGGCATCTTTCTCGGCGCATCCGGATTCGATTCGTTTTTCTTCAAACCGCATCACACCTCGTTCATTCTCATCATCCTGTGGGCGATGAGCACGGCGCTTTGGAGGCTGAACCGTGACAGCGCGAATGACGCGGAGACGCCGACGTGA
- a CDS encoding methyltransferase domain-containing protein, giving the protein MKTLDVGCGPIKETGAFGIDHESFAGVDLVHDLDSRPWPIADSSFDRAHASHIIEHVDDLIGFFRELHRVCAPGADVRVVTPHFTNRCAYLDPTHRRYLSVRFVDFIADVPPWFPANRFAVARNYLGEHHHSYRPMLSGMFELREIRLTFARIFRWLGVEWLANRKPDFYEFFLAYIAPARDIVATLRVVKEE; this is encoded by the coding sequence TTGAAAACCCTCGATGTCGGCTGCGGGCCGATCAAGGAGACCGGCGCGTTCGGGATCGATCACGAATCCTTCGCGGGCGTCGATCTGGTGCATGATCTCGACTCGCGCCCGTGGCCGATCGCCGATTCGAGCTTCGATCGAGCCCATGCGAGCCACATCATCGAACACGTCGACGATTTGATCGGGTTCTTTCGCGAATTGCACCGCGTCTGCGCGCCGGGCGCGGACGTGCGCGTCGTGACGCCTCACTTCACCAACCGATGCGCCTATCTCGATCCGACGCACCGCCGCTATCTGTCCGTGCGTTTCGTCGATTTCATCGCCGATGTTCCGCCGTGGTTTCCCGCTAACCGTTTCGCCGTCGCGCGCAATTACCTGGGCGAGCACCATCACAGCTACCGGCCGATGTTGTCAGGGATGTTCGAGCTTCGTGAAATTCGTCTCACGTTCGCCCGGATCTTTCGCTGGCTGGGCGTGGAGTGGCTTGCCAATCGCAAGCCGGATTTCTACGAGTTTTTCCTTGCGTATATCGCCCCGGCCCGAGACATCGTCGCGACGCTGCGCGTCGTGAAGGAGGAGTGA
- a CDS encoding radical SAM protein gives MTERRVTHGKVKVFSNTTEPGVVGQIKRVAEWRHRDGVELAGTLARKLWRRGDRFRMLPFPQAVHIEITNRCNLKCVMCPHPTMTRTQGEMSEELFRKIIAEISGHRLLLENVAIMGLGEPMLHTGFERLVTIAAEAGVPNLYVSTNGTALTEKRAQRLVEDGALGRLIISLDGATKETYEAIRIGGKFDLVMENTARVLRIKRALGRRKPVVTLQILTMPQTRHEIDDFVRRWEPELGDGDEILIKEVDTFGGLVDDLRLDADREPVKRIPCRMLWKDMSIAWDGQVTVCCKDVYYQLAVGDANTQSLGEIWNAPKWNAYRRLHKSGEWDRIHPCDICREWYV, from the coding sequence GTGACCGAGAGGCGCGTCACGCACGGCAAGGTCAAGGTGTTTTCCAACACCACCGAGCCCGGCGTGGTGGGACAGATCAAACGTGTCGCCGAATGGCGCCACCGCGACGGCGTGGAACTCGCCGGAACGCTGGCGCGCAAACTCTGGCGGCGCGGCGATCGCTTCCGCATGCTGCCGTTTCCGCAAGCCGTCCACATCGAGATCACGAATCGCTGCAACCTCAAGTGCGTGATGTGTCCGCATCCGACCATGACGCGCACACAGGGCGAGATGAGCGAGGAACTGTTCCGGAAAATCATCGCGGAAATCTCCGGCCATCGTCTGCTGCTCGAAAATGTCGCGATCATGGGCCTCGGCGAGCCGATGTTGCACACCGGTTTCGAGCGTCTGGTGACCATCGCCGCCGAAGCCGGCGTGCCAAACCTCTACGTGAGCACCAACGGAACCGCGCTCACGGAAAAGCGCGCGCAGCGCCTCGTGGAGGACGGCGCGCTTGGCCGCCTCATCATCAGTCTCGACGGCGCAACGAAGGAAACCTACGAGGCCATTCGCATCGGCGGCAAATTCGATCTCGTCATGGAAAACACGGCGCGCGTGCTGCGCATCAAGCGCGCGCTCGGCCGGCGCAAGCCGGTCGTGACGCTTCAGATCCTCACCATGCCGCAGACGCGCCACGAGATCGACGATTTCGTTCGCCGATGGGAACCCGAACTGGGCGACGGCGACGAGATTCTCATCAAGGAGGTCGATACCTTCGGCGGACTCGTCGATGACCTGCGCCTCGACGCGGATCGCGAACCGGTGAAGCGCATCCCCTGCCGCATGCTGTGGAAGGACATGTCGATCGCCTGGGACGGTCAGGTCACCGTATGCTGCAAGGACGTGTACTACCAACTCGCCGTCGGCGACGCGAACACGCAGTCGCTCGGGGAGATCTGGAACGCGCCAAAGTGGAACGCGTATCGCCGCCTTCACAAAAGCGGAGAGTGGGATCGAATTCATCCCTGCGACATCTGCCGCGAATGGTACGTGTGA
- a CDS encoding glycosyltransferase family 4 protein, with protein sequence MTPNIGHIVFVTDAFWPEAGGVERVCVELARAFVRRGVRITVFARRVVDRPADEVHDGIQIRRFAQAERPTPWVWATSAASAAARFFEVARFERPDLVHMHLAMSAQGPLSVLRPRGIPTVASFYGRWDREFAAELDEAPLTPVRFIYNDAQMVAQRVMQRRLLVRADRVVVLSDYSRAQALSLAPGLGPKIRKIPGGVDPRRFHPRDSAAQITTPTISTVRRLVRRMGVDLLIEALPAVAREFPDVRLVVGGKGPLDSSLLSLVRKCGVADRVEFRGYVAEDDLPELYRRSSLFVVPTRAQENFGLPVLEAAACGVAVLATNVGSLPEVVGLAGASHPCVDPAPSTLSEGIIRALRRSRDAAEIRRRDVEAERVRRDLSWDTIADRYLDLYREARACAWR encoded by the coding sequence GTGACGCCGAACATCGGCCATATCGTTTTCGTCACCGACGCATTCTGGCCGGAAGCTGGCGGAGTGGAGCGGGTCTGCGTCGAACTCGCGCGCGCGTTCGTCCGGCGCGGCGTGCGGATCACCGTCTTCGCGCGTCGGGTGGTCGATCGCCCCGCCGATGAGGTTCATGACGGCATCCAGATCCGCCGTTTCGCGCAGGCCGAACGCCCGACACCCTGGGTGTGGGCAACAAGCGCCGCTTCGGCGGCGGCGCGGTTTTTCGAGGTCGCCCGCTTCGAGCGACCGGATCTCGTGCACATGCATCTCGCCATGTCCGCCCAGGGCCCCCTTTCGGTCCTGCGTCCACGCGGCATCCCGACGGTTGCGTCGTTTTACGGGCGGTGGGATCGCGAGTTCGCGGCGGAACTGGACGAAGCCCCCCTGACACCCGTCCGCTTCATCTACAACGACGCGCAAATGGTTGCACAACGCGTCATGCAGCGGCGTCTGCTCGTGCGTGCCGATCGAGTGGTGGTGCTCTCCGACTACAGCCGGGCGCAGGCGCTCTCGCTCGCGCCGGGCCTCGGTCCCAAGATTCGCAAGATTCCCGGCGGCGTCGATCCGCGTCGGTTTCATCCGCGCGATTCCGCGGCGCAAATAACGACGCCGACGATCTCCACCGTGCGGCGATTGGTGCGACGCATGGGTGTCGACCTGCTGATCGAAGCCCTGCCCGCCGTCGCGCGGGAGTTCCCCGACGTGCGCCTCGTCGTCGGCGGCAAGGGTCCGCTCGACTCGTCACTTCTCTCGCTCGTGCGCAAATGCGGCGTGGCCGACCGCGTCGAGTTTCGCGGCTATGTGGCCGAGGACGACTTGCCAGAATTGTATCGACGTTCCAGCCTGTTCGTCGTGCCGACCCGCGCGCAGGAAAACTTCGGCCTGCCCGTGCTGGAGGCCGCGGCGTGCGGCGTCGCCGTCCTCGCGACGAATGTCGGATCGCTGCCCGAGGTCGTGGGTTTGGCCGGGGCGTCGCATCCTTGCGTCGATCCCGCGCCAAGTACCCTTTCGGAGGGGATCATCCGAGCTTTGAGACGCTCGCGAGACGCGGCGGAAATCCGTCGTCGAGACGTCGAAGCCGAGCGCGTTCGTCGAGATCTGTCGTGGGATACCATCGCCGATCGTTACCTCGACCTTTATCGGGAGGCACGCGCGTGCGCGTGGCGGTGA
- a CDS encoding HEAT repeat domain-containing protein, whose product TTFPAADVINRVLTRLAVSEDRRVRKKCLSFVTRYGDKAREIVTTRIRPEHPWYFNRNLLTLLGDVGDESSVAAITPFLRHEDDRLRKAAIGTLTRIGGPEAGRVLAEAFDDQPVEVQSALVSLFAKDKTVHAVPKFVARLKDKTFTDANETLAVGMIHALGEIGDRSAAETLQSFLKRGGLMGMFAKQNDAIVAACIGALGRLGDASMRDQIRRFAHHSNPDVAKAAQQSIRLLEDQAG is encoded by the coding sequence CACGACGTTTCCCGCCGCCGATGTCATCAATCGCGTGCTGACCCGCCTGGCGGTCAGTGAGGATCGCCGCGTCCGGAAAAAGTGTCTTTCGTTCGTCACGCGGTATGGCGACAAGGCCCGGGAGATCGTGACGACACGCATTCGTCCCGAGCACCCCTGGTACTTCAATCGAAACCTTTTAACGCTGCTGGGCGATGTCGGCGACGAATCGTCGGTCGCCGCGATCACGCCGTTTCTGCGTCATGAGGACGATCGGCTGCGAAAGGCCGCGATCGGAACGCTCACGCGCATCGGCGGCCCGGAGGCCGGACGCGTGCTCGCCGAAGCGTTCGACGACCAGCCGGTCGAAGTGCAGTCGGCATTGGTGAGCCTGTTCGCCAAGGACAAGACCGTGCATGCAGTGCCGAAATTCGTGGCCCGCCTGAAAGACAAGACCTTCACCGACGCCAATGAGACGCTGGCGGTCGGCATGATTCACGCGCTCGGCGAGATCGGCGATCGGTCCGCGGCGGAGACGTTGCAGAGCTTCCTGAAACGCGGTGGCCTGATGGGCATGTTCGCGAAGCAGAACGATGCGATCGTTGCCGCGTGCATCGGCGCTCTGGGACGGCTCGGCGACGCGTCGATGAGGGACCAGATTCGCCGGTTCGCGCATCACTCCAATCCGGACGTGGCGAAGGCCGCGCAGCAATCGATTCGCCTGCTCGAGGACCAAGCGGGATAA
- a CDS encoding glycosyltransferase family 9 protein: MIDAKLDLSPDAVRSILIHKPDHLGDVLCAAPAIRALREHFPNARFVASVMAGPAVFLTALGLADEIFALRGPDWWAQYDAARHIARCRAMRFDLVVNFRHDVRDILAVGLMGARRVCSSTHRGIGSWFRYPSPPPQAERAEIENHLAMLRSMDVVAHFAPDGFRSRIPIATIEHLHTDGHWIVFHPFSRTRAKAWSIEHACAFVRLVISHGVGVRLIGANEHARDAEAIWIDSPRFVSHVGQTDAVGLMACVAAADALVCSDSGPGHIAPLVGTPVVTIASGTNEPSRWAPLGATVVRNEVPCAPCHLETCPVPGHPCLNDLTPAAVFAALSRVLGFA, translated from the coding sequence GTGATCGACGCGAAGCTCGACCTTTCGCCGGACGCAGTTCGATCCATTTTGATCCATAAACCGGATCATCTCGGGGACGTCCTTTGCGCCGCGCCCGCGATCCGGGCTTTGCGCGAGCATTTCCCCAACGCGCGGTTCGTCGCATCCGTCATGGCCGGTCCCGCGGTATTCCTGACGGCTCTCGGCCTTGCGGATGAGATTTTCGCGCTGAGAGGTCCCGACTGGTGGGCACAATACGACGCGGCTCGACACATCGCGAGATGCCGCGCCATGCGATTCGATCTGGTCGTCAATTTCCGGCATGACGTCCGCGACATCCTCGCCGTCGGCCTCATGGGCGCGCGCCGCGTTTGCTCCTCCACGCATCGCGGAATTGGCTCGTGGTTTCGCTACCCGTCCCCGCCGCCGCAGGCGGAGCGCGCCGAGATCGAGAACCATCTCGCGATGCTGCGCTCGATGGACGTCGTCGCCCACTTCGCCCCCGACGGATTTCGTTCACGGATTCCCATCGCCACCATTGAGCATCTTCACACCGACGGACATTGGATCGTGTTCCACCCGTTTTCGCGGACGCGCGCCAAAGCTTGGTCGATCGAACACGCCTGCGCATTCGTCCGCCTGGTGATTAGCCACGGCGTGGGTGTACGTCTGATCGGTGCGAACGAGCACGCGCGCGACGCCGAGGCGATCTGGATCGACTCACCGCGATTCGTCAGCCATGTCGGGCAGACGGACGCCGTCGGACTCATGGCGTGCGTGGCCGCGGCGGATGCGCTCGTTTGCTCCGATTCGGGTCCAGGCCACATCGCTCCGCTGGTCGGCACGCCGGTCGTGACCATCGCCAGTGGAACGAACGAACCGTCGCGCTGGGCGCCGCTTGGCGCGACCGTCGTTCGAAACGAGGTGCCCTGCGCGCCGTGTCACCTCGAAACCTGTCCCGTACCCGGCCACCCGTGCTTGAACGATCTGACACCCGCGGCCGTGTTCGCGGCACTGTCGCGCGTATTGGGATTCGCATGA
- a CDS encoding glycosyltransferase family 2 protein translates to MNLSVVIACRDGGATLDACLRSVLASTSDSLDVIVADDGSADDSAGIAERAGARVLRLPRRGRAHALNSGIEAATGDLILFTDSDCVVPPGWPEDLARLVAGGYASVGGNLLPSAWTVVETAKILRYLHEFEVDEELVGEYSRWCLNGNNMAIRKTALEAVGGFDEGYLHGADADLTRRLLRAGFRLLRTRAITTTHLKIDDLASFRRTFYMRGSAVRFAMTDRSLGARDWLSAALSPIRRALADYTRVAAMKRVFPAIGWGALLAAPVAHALADWSAARGQRDFYRRFRAESSR, encoded by the coding sequence ATGAATCTGTCCGTGGTCATCGCGTGTCGCGACGGCGGCGCGACGCTCGACGCGTGCCTTCGGTCCGTCCTCGCATCCACGTCCGATTCCCTCGACGTGATCGTGGCCGATGACGGCAGCGCCGACGACTCTGCAGGCATCGCCGAGCGAGCCGGCGCGCGGGTGCTTCGACTTCCCCGACGAGGCCGCGCCCACGCGTTGAATTCGGGAATCGAGGCGGCGACGGGCGATCTGATCCTGTTTACCGATTCCGACTGCGTGGTTCCGCCCGGCTGGCCGGAGGACCTCGCGCGGCTTGTTGCGGGTGGCTATGCCAGCGTCGGCGGAAACCTGCTTCCGTCCGCGTGGACAGTCGTCGAAACCGCGAAGATCCTGCGTTACCTGCACGAATTCGAGGTCGATGAAGAACTCGTCGGCGAATACAGCCGGTGGTGCTTGAACGGCAACAACATGGCGATCCGCAAAACAGCTCTCGAAGCGGTCGGCGGTTTCGACGAAGGTTATCTGCACGGCGCGGACGCCGATCTGACCCGCCGTCTCCTTCGCGCGGGATTTCGACTTTTGCGGACGAGAGCGATCACCACCACGCACCTCAAAATCGACGATCTGGCGAGCTTCCGCCGCACATTCTACATGCGGGGCTCGGCTGTCCGCTTCGCCATGACGGATCGTTCTCTCGGCGCGCGCGATTGGCTGTCGGCAGCGTTGTCGCCGATTCGGCGAGCCCTCGCCGATTACACTCGCGTCGCCGCAATGAAGCGCGTATTCCCCGCGATCGGGTGGGGAGCATTGCTGGCGGCCCCCGTTGCTCACGCGCTCGCCGACTGGAGCGCCGCGCGCGGGCAACGCGACTTCTACCGGCGTTTTCGGGCCGAGTCCTCCCGATGA
- a CDS encoding glycosyltransferase family 4 protein → MTSIRVLLDATCVNDDAPTGASRYVQALVRGLVGLADVEIHVFTFARCAFADLPDHVRVSRLDLPRALGPVAREAARRRFVARIARTGFDLVHYTLDPAPPIRGARSVLTLFDVARNSPSFRAATGASLRAFMRTHLRYSLAKRMDLLIATTPHAAREIARDLPFPPGKIRVAPIATDPDFTPGEPDSAVLERFGLKSNQYVLFVGQLGRQKNEDGLLAAFHLAKKRDAIPASMAIVFAGDISQASAATLDLVWKLTDVRTLGTVSDDDLVHLYRGAVCVALPSFVEGYGLPVQEAMACGTPTIISGDTCLTEIAGDAGFTVDPRSVDDMSYALVRLVNDAELRERLSRRGLARSAARTHAEMARAHLEAYRDALL, encoded by the coding sequence ATGACTTCGATTCGCGTGCTGCTGGACGCCACGTGCGTGAACGACGATGCGCCGACCGGTGCGTCGCGATACGTGCAGGCCCTCGTGCGCGGATTGGTCGGACTGGCCGACGTCGAGATTCATGTCTTCACATTTGCGCGGTGCGCGTTTGCTGATCTGCCGGATCACGTGCGTGTTTCGCGACTGGATCTCCCGCGTGCCCTCGGTCCCGTCGCGCGCGAGGCGGCGCGCAGACGTTTCGTCGCGCGCATCGCAAGAACCGGTTTCGACCTCGTTCACTACACGCTCGATCCCGCGCCCCCGATTCGCGGAGCGCGGTCCGTGCTCACGCTGTTCGATGTCGCGAGGAACTCACCGAGTTTTCGAGCTGCAACCGGTGCATCACTCCGCGCGTTCATGAGAACGCACCTTCGTTACAGCCTCGCCAAGCGCATGGACCTTCTGATCGCGACAACGCCCCACGCCGCGCGCGAAATCGCTCGGGATCTGCCTTTTCCCCCGGGAAAGATCCGCGTCGCGCCGATTGCAACGGACCCCGACTTCACGCCGGGCGAACCGGATTCCGCCGTTCTCGAACGCTTCGGACTGAAATCGAATCAGTACGTGCTCTTTGTCGGCCAACTCGGTCGGCAAAAGAATGAGGATGGTCTGCTCGCTGCGTTCCATCTCGCAAAGAAACGAGATGCGATTCCCGCTTCGATGGCAATAGTATTCGCGGGAGACATCTCGCAGGCCTCGGCCGCAACCCTGGATCTTGTTTGGAAATTGACCGACGTGCGCACGCTGGGCACGGTGAGCGATGATGATCTCGTTCATCTTTATCGAGGCGCAGTCTGCGTGGCACTTCCGAGTTTCGTCGAGGGTTACGGATTGCCCGTGCAGGAAGCAATGGCTTGCGGGACGCCGACGATCATTTCGGGCGATACCTGTCTCACCGAGATCGCGGGCGACGCCGGTTTCACTGTCGATCCTCGCAGCGTGGACGACATGAGTTACGCTCTTGTGAGACTCGTGAACGACGCCGAACTGCGCGAACGTCTCTCGCGCCGGGGACTTGCGCGGTCTGCCGCGCGCACCCACGCCGAAATGGCGCGGGCTCATTTGGAGGCGTATCGTGACGCACTCCTCTGA
- a CDS encoding oligosaccharide flippase family protein, producing MSLGRRAVRQTLWVAGGTYLKTSINFLANILLMRLIAPDQFGILAMAMFFLTLARKLVGFGFNHALVHQQDDLHRHVPTHLWLNAGLGVFVAVAAAFARPLVASQYDAATADALLLLAVFGLLESIGHTPRLLLEKELKFDRLIRLDLVNTVASNLVGIACALSGWGWTALAAKQITAWAIQTAGTWRLHPTLPGWRPCLRSARWYWAFGLPMWSAGIATFISLQFDDFLVGSFSGNEALGYYGRAYALASFPTVMVTHIVGRVAFPLYARVQHDRDALSNAFARVVRVIITLTAPGVLWLAVCAPELVSVVFGPDWTGMIAILQLLVIYAFLRPVYDNCGELFTAVGQPKVASRILIAQAVAVLIACPPMTWAFGASGAAIAVGGALAVGVVRAYQIVPRYVNFSAIRAFGPATVAALAGVASAFAGARLLGDAGPIAVIAAKTLAFVAVYAAVLFAIEGRQLREDWREFRMSMSGGESD from the coding sequence ATGAGCCTCGGCCGACGCGCCGTTCGACAGACGCTTTGGGTGGCCGGGGGAACCTACCTCAAGACCTCGATCAACTTCCTCGCGAACATTCTCCTGATGCGTCTGATCGCGCCCGATCAATTCGGCATTCTCGCGATGGCGATGTTCTTTTTAACGCTCGCGCGCAAGCTCGTCGGATTCGGGTTCAATCACGCGCTCGTGCACCAGCAAGACGATCTGCACCGCCACGTGCCGACGCATTTGTGGCTGAACGCCGGGCTCGGCGTGTTCGTCGCGGTCGCCGCCGCGTTCGCCCGGCCACTCGTCGCCTCGCAGTATGACGCCGCCACCGCCGACGCGCTGCTCCTGCTCGCCGTATTCGGCCTGCTCGAAAGTATCGGCCACACGCCGCGACTGTTGCTCGAAAAAGAACTGAAGTTCGATCGCCTGATTCGGCTCGATCTCGTCAACACGGTCGCGTCGAACCTCGTGGGCATCGCCTGCGCGCTCAGCGGATGGGGTTGGACGGCTCTCGCAGCCAAACAGATCACGGCGTGGGCCATCCAGACCGCCGGGACGTGGCGTTTGCACCCCACCCTGCCCGGCTGGCGACCATGCCTGCGTTCCGCGCGCTGGTATTGGGCCTTCGGGCTCCCCATGTGGTCGGCCGGAATCGCGACGTTCATCTCCCTGCAATTCGACGACTTTCTCGTCGGCAGTTTTTCGGGAAACGAAGCCCTCGGGTACTACGGCCGCGCCTATGCGCTAGCCAGTTTTCCCACGGTCATGGTCACGCACATCGTCGGTCGCGTCGCGTTTCCGCTCTATGCCCGCGTCCAACACGACCGCGACGCGCTCTCGAATGCGTTCGCCCGCGTCGTGCGGGTCATCATCACGCTCACGGCGCCGGGGGTTCTGTGGCTCGCGGTGTGCGCACCCGAGTTGGTGTCGGTGGTTTTCGGTCCCGACTGGACGGGGATGATCGCCATTTTGCAGTTGCTCGTGATCTACGCATTCCTCCGACCCGTGTACGACAACTGCGGAGAGCTCTTCACCGCCGTCGGGCAACCAAAGGTCGCGAGTCGGATCCTCATCGCACAGGCCGTCGCGGTGCTGATCGCCTGCCCGCCGATGACGTGGGCTTTCGGCGCGAGCGGCGCGGCGATCGCGGTCGGGGGTGCGCTCGCCGTCGGCGTCGTTCGCGCTTACCAAATCGTTCCGAGGTATGTTAATTTTTCGGCGATCCGGGCATTTGGGCCGGCGACGGTCGCGGCCCTCGCGGGAGTGGCGAGCGCGTTTGCGGGCGCGCGGCTTCTTGGGGACGCGGGACCGATTGCCGTGATCGCCGCGAAAACGCTCGCGTTCGTGGCGGTCTATGCCGCGGTTCTTTTCGCGATCGAGGGACGGCAACTGCGCGAGGATTGGCGGGAATTTCGCATGAGCATGTCGGGCGGAGAATCGGATTGA